One Urechidicola croceus genomic window, TGCAATAATACATCAAGATTTTAATGTTAAAGGAACTGGTCCAATGGTTGAAATATTTGATGATAGAGTTGAAATAACTAATCCCGGAAAACCACTTATTAGTACGATGAGGTTTATTGATCATAACCCTCAATCTAGAAATGAAAAATTAGCGCATTTTATGCGTAGACTTAATATTTGTGAAGAAAGAGGTAGTGGTATTGATAAAGTAATTTTTGAATGTGAACATTATCAGTTACCTGCGCCAAAATTTATTGAAGGTGAAAATTATACACGTATAATACTTTACGCATATAAAACATTGCGTCAAATGGATAAAGATGATAAAGTTAGAGCCTGCTATTTGCATTCTTGTTTAAAATACGTATCAGGTGAGCAAATGACTAATCAATCTTTAAGAGAAAGATTTGGTATTTCTGAAAAAAATTATTCTATGGCATCAAGAATAATCGCAGAAGGAATCAAATCAGGTTTAATAAAAGATTTTGACCCAGAAAGTTCATCAAAAAAACATGCTAAATATATTCCTTTTTGGGCATAATTTTTTATGTGACTGTTATATGATTAAAGTATAGATTATATAGGTAAATCAAGTATTTTTAGATAGTTTTTATGTGATTGAATTGTTTTATTAGATATGCTTATATCCAACAATCCACAAAATCAGCCAGTATATGCAAGAGTAATCCAATAGCGATTACTCTTGTTGGTTTAAAGAATGTCCCAACAAAATAAAAGCCAATTGCAATATAAGAATGCAACGGATGAAAATTAATACTACATCTATTTGGGTCAAAAATTGGAATGGCAATTAAATGATCTAAATCCACTAACATTGTTGCTATAAAGATTAAATACACTTTTTTCCAATTACTTTTAAAGAAGAAAAGGGTAATAAATAACGGGAAAATAAAATGCAATCCGTAGTGGACGAAAAACTTCAATGTCATTTGACAAAAGTAGGATTATTTGTCATTCCTGCGAAGGCAGGAATCTTTTAGTTTTATTATTGATGAGATTCCGCATCAAGTGCGGAATGACAGTTTATGCGATACTGAAATGAATTCAGTATGACGAAGCATCAAAACCACTCACTATATTGTGAAACTCTATAATCAAAAGTTGTATACTTTGAATTTAGTTTTTTTTGTTTTTTGTATTCCGGATGACTTCCAATGGCTCTATTTGCAGAACCCGAAGGAGATGTTAAAGAAACAGTTTTTATGATTCTGATTTCGTTACTCTGAACTTGTTTGATTGACCGAACTTTATTTTTTGTTTTATCGTGGTAGTAGAGCGGAATTGAAAAGATATTTCTGCCGTCACCCTGAACTTGTTTCAGGGTCTCATCAGGATTGGATTCCGAAACAAGTTCGGAATGACGTTTCATTTCAAACTGATGTACTCTCGGAACAACATCTGAAATCACTTCTAATTTTAAATCGTATTCTTTGATATGTTTTCTAAAGAAATATTCAGGTCCGTTTTTAGAATTTCCTCCTGTAAATAATAGTGTTTGTATTTTTGGAAATTTATTTAAATAACCAATTAAATCTCTCAATTGAATATTTTGCATTCCAAGATCAGAAGCGTCAATTTTATCTCGTTCACAAGAACCTACAATGTCACAAACTCCAATTTTGTGTTTAATTAAAAAGTTTTGTCGCTGTTGAATTGCTTCATAAGTATTCTCAAATTTCAATCCTAAATCATGAATTTTGTCAATATAGAGCCATAACGAATTGTAATAACTGCCATAACAAAAATCAACATCTTGCTCTAATAATTCTCCAGTTGAAAATCGAGGAGGAGGTAGTGTGCCAACAATTAATTTCTCGGTATCTTCTTTTATAAATGGTTCGTATGGATGTTTGTGAAAAAACATTATTTTTTCACTGGCTCTACATCTAAGTATTTATCCATTAAATAAACTAGTGAAGCCATAGCAGCACTTCCTAATTCTAACTCGCGTAGGTTTACTTTATCAAAAGTATCAGTAGCAGCATGATGATAATCAAAATAGCGTTGAGAATCTGGTTTGTAACCAGATAGAGTAACAGTTTCATTCTTTAACGGATTGATGTCAGCACCAGCATAACCAGTATGCCAATCTGTTAATCCGTATGGTTCTAAGAGTGACTTCCATCCCATAAAAAGTTCTTGATTTTCTTTAGTTCCATTATAAGAAAAACCTCTTGGTGTATGTCCTCCAGAGTCAGATTCTAAAGCCGCAACATGAATTTCATTCTTCAATTTTGCTTCTTCAGCATATTTTTTTCCTCCTCTTAAACCATTTTCTTCATTCATAAATAAAACGGCACGAATAGTGTGTTTTGGTTTGATGCCATTTCTTTTTAATAGACTTAATACTTCCATTGATTGTACAACTCCAGTTCCATCATCATGAGCACCTTCTGCTAAATCCCAAGAATCTAAATGACCACCAACAGTTATATATTTATTTGGGAATTCACTTCCGGCAATTTCACCAATAACATTAAATGATGGAGCATCGGGAAGTGTTTCACAACTTTGTTTGAAATAGAATTTTAAGTTTGGATTTTCTTTTAAATGCTTACTTAATAATTCGGAAGCGTTTGTACTTATTGCAGCCGTTGGAATATAATCTTCAGGTTTTGCTTTGCCATATCCCATAGAACCTGTGTGTGGATAATCATCTAAATTATTTGTCATCGATCGAACAATAGTACCAACAGCACCATATTTTCCTGCAACTTCTGTTCCTCCATAACGTTGATCTACACACCCGCCATAAGCGGCAAAAGTATTTATTAATGTGTTGTCAAAAGGTCGGTTATAAAATATAATTTTTCCTCGAACTTTCTCTCCAAGTTTTTCAACTTCATCCAAACTTTTAACTTCAATAACCTCTGCCATCACACCGTTTTTTGGTGTTGCAATTGAGCCGCCAAGAGCACAAATAGGTACATTTATTTTAGTTCCGTTTATAGAATAATTAGCGACTTCTTTTTCACCTCTTACCCAATGCGGAACCATTACAGGCTGTAGCCAAACTTTGTCAAAACCTTCTTCTTTCATGAGTTTTTCTCCCCATTCAACAGCCATTTGAGCTTCAGGAGATCCAGATAAACGACCACCAATATTTTGTGTTAAGTCTCGTAACCATTCATAAGCTTTACCATCAGTTAATGCAGTGCTAAAGAACTGCTTGATTGCAATAGAGTCAGTTTTGTTGACTGTATTTGTAGA contains:
- a CDS encoding DUF6122 family protein, with translation MTLKFFVHYGLHFIFPLFITLFFFKSNWKKVYLIFIATMLVDLDHLIAIPIFDPNRCSINFHPLHSYIAIGFYFVGTFFKPTRVIAIGLLLHILADFVDCWI
- a CDS encoding uracil-DNA glycosylase family protein; protein product: MFFHKHPYEPFIKEDTEKLIVGTLPPPRFSTGELLEQDVDFCYGSYYNSLWLYIDKIHDLGLKFENTYEAIQQRQNFLIKHKIGVCDIVGSCERDKIDASDLGMQNIQLRDLIGYLNKFPKIQTLLFTGGNSKNGPEYFFRKHIKEYDLKLEVISDVVPRVHQFEMKRHSELVSESNPDETLKQVQGDGRNIFSIPLYYHDKTKNKVRSIKQVQSNEIRIIKTVSLTSPSGSANRAIGSHPEYKKQKKLNSKYTTFDYRVSQYSEWF
- a CDS encoding M20/M25/M40 family metallo-hydrolase — its product is MKKILLAFFTATIIISCNENKTTTNTISTNTVNKTDSIAIKQFFSTALTDGKAYEWLRDLTQNIGGRLSGSPEAQMAVEWGEKLMKEEGFDKVWLQPVMVPHWVRGEKEVANYSINGTKINVPICALGGSIATPKNGVMAEVIEVKSLDEVEKLGEKVRGKIIFYNRPFDNTLINTFAAYGGCVDQRYGGTEVAGKYGAVGTIVRSMTNNLDDYPHTGSMGYGKAKPEDYIPTAAISTNASELLSKHLKENPNLKFYFKQSCETLPDAPSFNVIGEIAGSEFPNKYITVGGHLDSWDLAEGAHDDGTGVVQSMEVLSLLKRNGIKPKHTIRAVLFMNEENGLRGGKKYAEEAKLKNEIHVAALESDSGGHTPRGFSYNGTKENQELFMGWKSLLEPYGLTDWHTGYAGADINPLKNETVTLSGYKPDSQRYFDYHHAATDTFDKVNLRELELGSAAMASLVYLMDKYLDVEPVKK